Genomic segment of Arachis hypogaea cultivar Tifrunner chromosome 11, arahy.Tifrunner.gnm2.J5K5, whole genome shotgun sequence:
ATAATTACGAATAATTCACATTATTTTCCACGGATAATCAAAATGTTATTAGTTGTCATATATATAGTCAATTCAATCCCTAAATAATTAAAAGCTctagaaaatagaaatttcagaaatatataaaaaaaaaagaataagtaaAGCAATTATTTGTTGAACTAATTAAGAATcacaaaacttgctttaatttattaattattataccaCTGCAGATCATTGCTCAGTACATAATGCAACAACGAGTCGTCTTAGTAGTCCTTCCAACATACGAAAATGACAAATAAGCAGGAAGCTAATGCCTAATATCATCCATATTGTTAAacatgcaataaaagaaaagcgacaaaagaaaattaaaagagatgcAGGCGATGATGACGATCACTTATTGACACTTCATAGATCGGCGTAGTGCATGCATGCATGTAAATTTAATTATCAGGGCACTTGAAAGAGGTGTCCCTCCTACAGTTGTTAAGAATGATGCTTAAGGAGAGTGGAATGTTGAGGTGGATGCCGAGAATGTTGGCTTTAAGGGCAGTGCAAAGACATAGAGCGGCTTCAAGATCAACCAGGCCTGCAATAAGGCTACAGCATGGCTGCTGTGGTGGAGACCCTGCACCTATGATCAACACTTTGGCGCACACTGCTAACTTTAGGGTATCAATAGGACAATGATGGCTCCCCGAATTCCATGAGGGCTCTACGGCGGTAGAATTCACCGTGGTaaatagaaggaggaggaggaagaaggacACGGGTGTAACATTCTTGTTGGAAGCCATTTCAATTTAGTTTGAATAGAGAATCTGTAATGTATTGGTGTGGTTTGGAGGTGAGAATTGAGggcttatttatataaaaaaaatattttatatatactaaaattaaatattaaaattagttactaatatattatatataaatacatatgtgatttaatttatttttaatgtgtatttatattttgaatatatattttatatttataatttatgttaataattaattttagtatacacgtaATATGATTGTATTTATAACAGAAGAATTTGtgaagtttattattttttagtggtgtattaaatttttatttgttaatcgAAAATGCAATGTTGATTTTCTCTCACATCTATAATTTGagtttctctttcatcatttagTTTATTTaccttaaatttaaaattatatgttttatatAAATGAAATTAATTAGATTCgattaataaattagaataatgcAATCTTCATTTTCTCTCACATCTTTAATTTGTTGTGTAAAAGTTTCTCTTTCAtcttttaattcattttatttagattattagtatgcattaaatcaataaaattagATTCGAATAACAATTAGTTATGCGCGGATATTTTGCTAAGTTGTCGTATTTATGTCTTGGAGATATTTTAGACACGATATTTAGGCTGTGTTTGTTTTTGAGAACCGAACAAGACAagatattaagaataagatacaaaagacaaagacacaaaattttgtgttattatattctatttgatgataaattagaacaaattatgaaaataaaaaaataattatgaaaaatataataataaaaaatataattattaaaaattaataagaataatgaaagaaaaaaataagtcgTATCCCTTATTAGTATTTCTGTGTCtttcctgtcaggatggacacaaaatacactaatttagtatCTTTGGACACaatgtctctgtccatgtctcatctgtcaaacacgattttgtgtctctgtgtctCTTATCTCAGTGTCTTGTCTTTATAAACAAATGCTGCCTTATTGACATTCGTCCAATATGCGTGTCTACTGTGTCCAatcgtatcttaataaaaaataaaaaaaaattttttggacaCATTtaaacacacttaaataccattaCGTATTAGCGTGTAAaaccttattcttaacatatattttttaaataaatttagaaataatatatattattatttattaaaataaaaaatattttaaatattttatgtaattaaaaaaatattaaaatattattgtaatttatctaaaaaaatattatatatatatatatatcgtgtttttatatcttataaaattttaaaatttttatttatatatctcATATCATATTATGTACCATATTTGTATCAGTGTCctatatcttataaaattttaaaatttttatttacatatCTCATATCATATTATGTACCATATTTATATCAGTGTCCATATATGATAGGTTATGCGTATTTTTTATCATTCAAATACATTAAATGCTTTAGTTTGTAATGATAATACTTTTCAATATGAAGCTTAAATATTATATGAACATCTGTAATAATTTGATTGAATTGAATAAATGAATTATATTATAGTGTCCATATTAAAATCTACTGTAATATAAAGTAATGTCCATTTGGcagaaagttttaaaaatttggaATTGAATTAACAAGTGGCAACATTTAGGAATCTAGCGTCTAACATTATAAGAAATATCGTTAAATTTGACGGCTAAATtgtcgataatattaaaattcaacGGAAAAATAGACGGCAAAGATGGTCGCTATTAATCTTGtcgattttttaaaattctaataaaattaacAGTGTTTCtgtctataatatgagtttgagaattttacattgttactaaaatcgacaacattgccgtcaatattattatataaaatcgacgtCATTtctgtcgatatttgattcaataaaatcgacaatgTTTTCATCtataatatgattaataaaatcgacaacgttgccatcgatatttgattcaataaaatcgacacaGTTAgcgtcgatttaattatttagataccGACAAATTCTTtgtctatattttgtttttttttttgtctattttaattttaaaaagcgaCAACTTTaccgtcgattttaatagttatatgttttaattattttttctatttgaaaaatagtaaacaattaatacaaataaactgttaaatatagaaataaatttatacagaatattagataacaagacaaataaacttttaaatataaaaataaaatttatactaaatattagataatgagtttacaaacttatcaaaataataaataatcctctaaaataaagactcaagacaagataaataactaaacctagacttatattcgtttaaattgcaatccactaataatacaaaatattcaaagtaAAGTAATTAAATAACCTACTCATACTCATCTAAATAATCATCTGAGTCATCAAGATCGTCAGAATCATCCTCCCTTTGAGAACTCTGTGATTGTCCTGGTCGCTGCAGAATAGGTGGGAGTTTTCTACCTGGGACTGGAGCTGTGCTTTTTTGAGAGCTTGAAAAAGTAAAAGGAGGAGGTGGGGGAACACGTGATCCAAAACTACTAGAACACATGGCCCTCACATACTCAGTCAAGCTGCTCAATTGATGACTAAACTGATCCATCTGTGAGTTGCTGGTGTTGAGATCCTCACGGAAGGATTCAACAGTTTGTTGCcactctcttttttctctctggTAGAAGTCTTCAAGCTCTCTATATTTAGCGGCATGTTGTTCAACTTTCCTATTGAGTATTGTGACTCGTTCTCTAAGATCCAAAACATCAGTGCTGGTGGTCGTGGTTGGCCCATCAACTCGAGGTCGTACCATGGAAAAATCCCTTACCTCACCCATGCCATATACCCTACCTTTTCGTTTTTCACCCACTGTCTCAATCCATATGCTTTCCTCAGAGATAGGTGGTAGATCAGTTACACCAGCCTCTATAGCAGCCTACCGCTCTTGCTCAGCTTGAAACATACGCTCTTGAAATATATCCTACAATGAGGAGAAatgattgataaactactataaGTATCAATAATGTAAAAGCTAAGGGGATATGTGAAAAAAATAAGTCCAACATTACAATGAAGGTAAGTTACCTTTGTCTTTCGAGAGTGTTCATCAACCCATTGAGTCCTATCCTCTTTGCGAGTATGAGTGTGCTAAAAAAACTCATCCATACATGATGGTCTTCCAAGTGAATGATTCTACATAATGTAatcaaattatcaacaaatatgaGTGTACATAAACGTCCCAAGTTCAATCATCTCCACAAATTGTTTGACTTTATACTCACTCAATACATCACAGGTTGAAAGAAATTGCAAGgcaacataataaaaatatatcaattatTGATGGTTAATTAAGAAGTTggcttttcctttttttaatttcttgtttgacTTTTCACTTTAAATACTACATATGTGCATAGGTATAATAATTCACCATTTATGATTACATAATACGTACATGGTTTCCATCTCAGTTTTGACATCACCACACATAACAAAGTCATCCAATTATATGTGAACCTTTTTAATCAATTGGAATAATAAACCATAATTCTCTTATTCAGCAAGTGTTAAAACAATTTTTATAGGTAGGTTAACATGTTCAATAATAAGCTTAACAACAAAAACATGTACAATACACACAGATGGAAGTGCTCAGAGGGTAGGTAAACTATAGCTTCATCATTGAGCTCAATACCATTAGACCTTACTCAATCAACAAGTACTTCAATCAATCCTTAAAAGGCTACACAATCAAAGGCCACACAGTTCGAAGCTCCGGCATGTACTCATTGTCCTCATTAATTTATGTAATTCATCCTTGTTGCAGCTGACTAATTATTGTTCATTTGAGGGAGTTCTATATTGCAAGCCTTATTTTGATCAACTTTTTAAGATGACTGGCAGCTTTGACAAAAGTTTTGCAGGTAACGAATTAAATCAATTAATTTCACTAATTACTAACTACTTGTTTAATTCTTAATGCATAAGCACTACTTGGATTATTGTAATACACACTGAATTCATCTTATTATTGTAAGCACTACTTGGATTATTAGTATTTATCTCCTTTGATCTGATTATTGATAAATTTAGGAGTTCCAAGTACTAAAAATGCTGCAGGTACAAAGCAATAGCAAGGTAGAGTACTAGGAAATTTCACTACATTGGAAGTCATGACCTTATTGCATGCGAAAACCATTAAGAACCAGATTTTTTTATACTTGCTATTATTTGTATATACTTTGGAAATATCTATCTATTTGGATTTTGGCAACGACACTATTTATATATGATAAACAATCATAAAAAGTGATAATATGTCCATTTAGAGGAATTATAATGGCAACTGATAGTAtaaagtaagaaaaagatttctaTAAGCAATTTACCAAGCGTAACCTCACTTCTGGAAAGGTGGTGCCTCCTGCAGTGTGAAGAGAGGTACCTCGAATCGATTTCCTTGGCAGCTATATTTCTCGCCTATAATTGTCTATAGGCATCAGTGTCCCAACGTCTCATCAATTCTCCAAGAACTTGTGGTGGGATCTAATATGGA
This window contains:
- the LOC112721889 gene encoding cortical cell-delineating protein, which gives rise to MASNKNVTPVSFFLLLLLFTTVNSTAVEPSWNSGSHHCPIDTLKLAVCAKVLIIGAGSPPQQPCCSLIAGLVDLEAALCLCTALKANILGIHLNIPLSLSIILNNCRRDTSFKCPDN